A genome region from Neisseria meningitidis includes the following:
- a CDS encoding proline--tRNA ligase, translated as MKASQFFISTLKEAPAEAALASHKLMIRAGLIKANASGLYTWMPMGLRVLRKVENVVREEMARAGSVELLMPVVQPAELWQESGRWEFYGKELLRLKDRHDRDFCMGPTCEEVIADIVRKEINSYKQLPKNFYHIQTKFRDEVRPRFGVMRAREFVMKDAYSFHADYASLQTTYDAMYDAYCRIFTRLGLEFRPVAADTGSIGGTGSHEFQVLAESGEDVIAYSDTSDYAANVELAPTLPLKGERTAAQAELVKVHTPNVKTIESLVEFLNIPVEQTLKSIVVEGENEGEIVLLLLRGDHEFNDIKAEKLAGVKSPLTMASPAAIVEQFGANGGSLGPVGFAGKVYADFATEKGADWVIGANEDGYHYTGFNFGRDAAEPEFVDLRNVVEGDESPDGQGRLKLARGIEVGHVFQLRDKYTQAMNVSFLDNNGKSQIMEMGCYGIGITRVVAAAIEQNNDEKGIIWTKAMASFEVVIVPMNYKKSDTVREAADKIYAELLAAGADVLLDDRDERAGVLLNDSELLGIPHRIVIGDRALKEGNVEYAERRDNEAQAIAIGEIVARVTASLNA; from the coding sequence ATGAAAGCCAGCCAATTCTTTATCTCTACTTTAAAAGAAGCCCCTGCCGAAGCCGCGCTTGCCAGCCACAAGCTGATGATTCGCGCCGGCCTGATTAAAGCCAACGCGTCCGGCCTTTATACTTGGATGCCGATGGGGCTGCGCGTGTTACGCAAAGTCGAAAACGTCGTGCGCGAGGAAATGGCGCGCGCGGGCAGCGTGGAGCTGCTGATGCCGGTGGTGCAGCCTGCCGAGCTGTGGCAGGAATCCGGCCGCTGGGAATTTTACGGTAAAGAACTGCTGCGCCTGAAAGACCGCCACGACCGCGATTTCTGCATGGGACCGACCTGCGAGGAAGTCATCGCCGACATCGTGCGTAAAGAGATCAACAGCTACAAACAACTGCCGAAAAACTTTTACCACATCCAAACCAAATTCCGTGACGAAGTGCGCCCGCGCTTCGGTGTGATGCGTGCGCGCGAGTTTGTCATGAAAGATGCTTATTCCTTCCATGCCGACTACGCCTCGCTTCAGACGACCTATGATGCCATGTATGACGCTTACTGCCGTATCTTCACCCGTCTGGGCTTGGAATTCCGCCCCGTTGCCGCAGATACCGGCAGCATCGGCGGTACCGGCTCTCACGAGTTTCAAGTGTTGGCGGAAAGCGGCGAAGATGTGATTGCATACAGCGACACTTCCGATTACGCCGCCAATGTCGAGCTGGCACCGACCTTGCCGCTTAAAGGCGAACGCACCGCTGCTCAGGCAGAACTCGTCAAAGTACACACGCCAAACGTCAAAACCATTGAGTCTTTGGTTGAATTCCTGAATATTCCGGTTGAACAAACCCTCAAATCCATCGTGGTTGAAGGCGAAAATGAAGGCGAAATCGTTTTATTGCTGTTGCGCGGCGACCATGAGTTCAACGACATCAAAGCCGAAAAACTCGCAGGTGTGAAATCGCCATTGACGATGGCAAGCCCTGCCGCGATTGTCGAACAGTTCGGCGCAAACGGCGGCTCGCTGGGTCCGGTCGGCTTTGCAGGTAAAGTTTATGCCGATTTCGCCACTGAAAAAGGCGCGGACTGGGTCATCGGTGCGAACGAAGACGGCTACCACTATACCGGCTTCAACTTCGGGCGCGATGCCGCCGAGCCTGAATTCGTCGATTTGCGTAATGTGGTCGAAGGCGACGAAAGCCCCGACGGGCAAGGCCGTCTGAAACTGGCGCGCGGCATCGAAGTCGGACACGTCTTCCAGTTGCGCGACAAATACACCCAAGCCATGAACGTGAGCTTCCTCGACAACAACGGCAAATCGCAAATCATGGAAATGGGCTGCTACGGTATCGGCATCACCCGCGTCGTTGCCGCCGCCATCGAGCAGAACAACGACGAAAAAGGCATCATCTGGACGAAGGCGATGGCGTCGTTTGAAGTCGTTATCGTGCCGATGAACTACAAAAAATCAGACACCGTACGCGAAGCCGCCGACAAAATCTATGCCGAATTGCTGGCGGCAGGCGCGGATGTGCTGCTGGATGACCGCGACGAACGCGCAGGCGTATTGCTGAACGATTCCGAGCTGTTGGGTATTCCGCACCGCATCGTCATCGGCGACCGCGCCTTGAAAGAAGGCAATGTCGAATACGCCGAACGCCGCGACAACGAAGCGCAGGCAATTGCAATCGGAGAAATTGTTGCACGTGTAACAGCTTCATTAAATGCGTAA
- a CDS encoding fumarylacetoacetate hydrolase family protein, protein MASVFLEGEAVEVGNIFCIGRNYAAHIEELKNEIPSEPVVFMKPSGSILNSGGTILLPEFSRDVQFECELVLLVGKDSDGTGEGKDILGCVAGYGVGLDLTARDIQCRLKEKGLPWLKAKGFRHSACVSDFAAAGRIGNPENVLFSLKQNGVLKQRGDTGLMIYPIREILHKLAADYGLGKGDLVFTGTSSGVGAIGAGDNLALELDGLVRASFTVGC, encoded by the coding sequence GTGGCTTCAGTATTTTTAGAAGGAGAGGCAGTCGAGGTCGGCAATATTTTCTGTATCGGCAGGAACTATGCCGCACATATCGAAGAGTTAAAAAACGAAATACCTTCCGAACCTGTGGTGTTTATGAAGCCGTCAGGCAGCATTTTGAACAGCGGCGGTACAATCTTGCTGCCCGAGTTTAGTAGGGATGTGCAGTTTGAGTGCGAACTCGTGCTGCTGGTCGGTAAGGATTCAGACGGCACGGGCGAGGGTAAAGATATTTTGGGATGTGTCGCAGGATATGGTGTAGGGCTGGACCTTACGGCACGGGATATCCAATGCCGTCTGAAGGAAAAAGGGCTGCCCTGGCTGAAGGCAAAAGGGTTCAGGCATTCCGCGTGCGTGTCGGATTTTGCGGCGGCAGGCAGAATCGGCAATCCCGAGAATGTGTTGTTTTCATTAAAACAAAACGGCGTATTGAAACAGCGCGGGGATACCGGTTTGATGATTTACCCGATTCGGGAAATTTTACACAAACTGGCGGCAGATTACGGTTTGGGGAAAGGGGATTTGGTGTTTACCGGAACGTCCTCCGGCGTGGGCGCAATCGGTGCGGGGGACAATTTGGCATTGGAGCTGGACGGCTTGGTGCGCGCCTCTTTCACGGTAGGGTGTTAA
- the ruvX gene encoding Holliday junction resolvase RuvX, whose translation MHKIPKGTALAFDFGEARIGVAQGDAELGLSHPLATVTGGSNDEKFAAIAKLVQEWQPRYFVVGLPVHTDGTKHEMTHLSRKFGRRLNGRFNLPVYWVDERLSSVYAESLLSEAQVFGKKRKSVLDQVAAQAILHGFFEGGPAECFNGREG comes from the coding sequence ATGCATAAAATTCCAAAAGGAACGGCACTGGCATTCGACTTCGGCGAAGCGCGCATCGGCGTGGCGCAGGGCGATGCGGAATTGGGGCTGTCCCATCCGCTGGCCACCGTTACCGGCGGCAGCAACGATGAAAAGTTCGCGGCAATCGCCAAGCTGGTTCAAGAATGGCAGCCGCGTTATTTTGTCGTCGGACTGCCCGTGCATACCGACGGCACGAAACATGAAATGACGCACCTGTCGCGCAAGTTCGGACGCAGGCTGAACGGCAGGTTCAATCTCCCCGTCTATTGGGTTGACGAACGGCTGTCGTCCGTCTATGCCGAAAGCCTGCTTTCGGAAGCACAGGTCTTCGGCAAAAAACGCAAATCGGTGCTCGACCAAGTGGCGGCGCAAGCCATCTTGCACGGTTTTTTCGAGGGCGGTCCGGCGGAATGTTTCAACGGGCGTGAAGGTTAA
- a CDS encoding YqgE/AlgH family protein has translation MNLSNHFLVAMPDMEDAFFSQSVVYICKHDEDGALGIAINKPSPITMDMIFSATGKNIPFRMQHDSVMMGGPVQVERGYVVHTPIGNWQSSIGVSDNIALTSSRDVIENISREGAVDKILISIGYSSWGKGQLERELADNAWLTVPADEHILFDIPYEHRYAAAFAKLGIDPLALFSGAGHA, from the coding sequence ATGAACCTCTCCAACCACTTTCTCGTCGCCATGCCCGATATGGAAGACGCGTTTTTTTCACAATCGGTCGTCTATATCTGCAAACACGATGAAGACGGCGCACTCGGCATCGCCATCAACAAACCCTCTCCGATTACGATGGACATGATTTTTTCCGCCACCGGCAAAAACATCCCTTTCCGAATGCAGCACGACAGCGTGATGATGGGCGGACCGGTGCAAGTCGAGCGAGGTTATGTCGTGCATACCCCGATCGGCAACTGGCAAAGCAGTATCGGCGTTTCGGACAATATCGCGCTGACTTCTTCCCGAGACGTGATTGAAAATATTTCACGCGAAGGCGCGGTTGACAAAATATTAATCAGTATCGGCTATTCAAGCTGGGGAAAAGGCCAGCTCGAACGCGAACTTGCCGACAATGCGTGGCTGACCGTTCCCGCCGACGAACATATCCTGTTCGACATCCCCTACGAACACCGTTACGCCGCCGCATTCGCCAAACTCGGCATCGACCCGCTCGCCCTGTTTTCGGGAGCCGGCCATGCATAA
- a CDS encoding CreA family protein, whose translation MNRLLLLSAAVLLTACGSGETDKIGRASTVFNILGKNDRIEVEGFDDPDVQGVACYISYAKKGGLKEMVNLEEDASDASVSCVQTASSISFDETAVRKPKEVFKHGASFAFKSRQIVRYYDPKRKTFAYLVYSDKIIQGSPKNSLSAVSCFGGGIPQTDGVQADTSGNLLAGACMISNPIENPDKR comes from the coding sequence ATGAACAGACTGCTACTGCTGTCTGCCGCCGTCCTGCTGACTGCCTGCGGCAGCGGCGAAACCGATAAAATCGGACGGGCAAGTACCGTTTTCAACATACTGGGCAAAAACGACCGTATCGAAGTGGAAGGATTCGACGATCCCGACGTTCAAGGGGTTGCCTGTTATATTTCGTATGCAAAAAAAGGCGGCTTGAAGGAAATGGTCAATTTGGAAGAGGACGCGTCCGACGCATCGGTTTCGTGCGTTCAGACGGCATCTTCGATTTCTTTTGACGAAACCGCCGTGCGCAAACCGAAAGAAGTTTTCAAACACGGTGCGAGCTTCGCGTTCAAGAGCCGGCAGATTGTCCGTTATTACGACCCCAAACGCAAAACCTTCGCCTATTTGGTGTACAGCGATAAAATCATCCAAGGCTCGCCGAAAAATTCCTTAAGCGCGGTTTCCTGTTTCGGCGGCGGCATACCGCAAACCGATGGGGTGCAAGCCGATACTTCCGGCAACCTGCTTGCCGGCGCCTGCATGATTTCCAACCCGATAGAAAATCCCGACAAACGCTGA
- a CDS encoding murein hydrolase activator EnvC family protein translates to MRYKPLLLALMLVFSTPAVAAHDAAHNRSAEVKKQTKNKKEQPEAAEGKKEKGKNGAVKDKKTGGKEAAKEGKESKKTAKNRKEAEKEATSRQSARKGREGDKKSKAEHKKAHGKPVSGSKEKNAKTQPENKQGKKEAKGQGNPRKGGKAEKDTVSANKKVRSDKNGKAVKQDKKYREEKNAKTDSDELKAAVAAATNDVENKKALLKQSEGMLLHVSNSLKQLQEERIRQERIRQERIRQARGNLASVNRKQREAWDKFQKLNTELNRLKTEVAATKAQISRFVSGNYKNSQPNAVALFLKNAEPGQKNRFLRYTRYVNASNREVVKDLEKQQKALAVQEQKINNELARLKKIQANVQSLLKKQGVTDAAEQTESRRQNAKIAKDARKLLEQKGNEQQLNKLLSNLEKKKAEHRIQDAEAKRKLAEARLAAAEKARKEAAQQKAEARRAEMSNLTAEDRNIQAPSVMGIGSADGFSRMQGRLKKPVDGVPTGLFGQNRSGGDVWKGVFYSTAPATVESIAPGTVSYADELDGYGKVVVVDHGENYISIYAGLSEISVGKGYMVAAGSKIGSSGSLPDGEEGLYLQIRYQGQVLNPSSWIR, encoded by the coding sequence ATGCGCTACAAACCCCTTCTGCTTGCCCTGATGCTCGTTTTTTCCACGCCCGCCGTTGCCGCCCACGACGCGGCACACAACCGTTCCGCCGAAGTGAAAAAACAGACGAAGAACAAAAAAGAACAGCCCGAAGCGGCGGAAGGCAAAAAAGAAAAAGGCAAAAATGGCGCAGTGAAAGATAAAAAAACAGGCGGCAAAGAGGCGGCAAAAGAGGGCAAAGAGTCCAAAAAAACCGCCAAAAACCGCAAAGAAGCAGAGAAGGAGGCGACATCCAGGCAGTCTGCGCGCAAAGGACGCGAAGGGGATAAGAAATCGAAGGCGGAACACAAAAAGGCACATGGCAAGCCCGTGTCCGGATCCAAAGAAAAAAACGCAAAAACACAGCCTGAAAACAAGCAAGGCAAAAAAGAGGCAAAAGGACAGGGCAATCCGCGCAAGGGCGGCAAGGCGGAAAAAGACACTGTTTCTGCAAATAAAAAAGTCCGTTCCGACAAGAACGGCAAAGCAGTGAAACAGGATAAAAAATACAGGGAAGAGAAAAATGCCAAAACCGATTCCGACGAATTGAAAGCCGCCGTTGCCGCTGCCACCAATGATGTCGAAAACAAAAAAGCCTTGCTCAAACAAAGCGAAGGAATGCTGCTTCATGTCAGCAATTCCCTCAAGCAGCTTCAGGAAGAGCGTATCCGCCAAGAACGTATCCGCCAAGAGCGTATCCGTCAGGCGCGCGGCAACCTTGCTTCCGTCAACCGCAAACAGCGCGAGGCTTGGGACAAGTTCCAAAAACTCAATACCGAGCTGAACCGTTTGAAAACGGAAGTCGCCGCTACGAAAGCGCAGATTTCCCGTTTCGTATCGGGGAACTATAAAAACAGCCAGCCGAATGCGGTTGCCCTGTTCCTGAAAAACGCCGAACCGGGTCAGAAAAACCGCTTTTTGCGTTATACGCGTTATGTAAACGCCTCCAATCGGGAAGTTGTCAAGGATTTGGAAAAACAGCAGAAGGCTTTGGCGGTACAAGAGCAGAAAATCAACAATGAGCTTGCCCGTTTGAAGAAAATTCAGGCAAACGTGCAATCCCTGCTGAAAAAACAGGGTGTAACCGATGCGGCGGAACAGACGGAAAGCCGCAGACAGAATGCCAAAATCGCCAAAGATGCCCGAAAACTGCTGGAACAGAAAGGGAACGAGCAGCAGCTGAACAAGCTCTTGAGCAATTTGGAGAAGAAAAAGGCCGAACACCGCATTCAGGATGCGGAAGCAAAAAGAAAATTGGCTGAAGCCAGACTGGCGGCAGCCGAAAAAGCCAGAAAAGAAGCGGCGCAGCAGAAGGCTGAAGCACGACGTGCGGAAATGTCCAACCTGACCGCCGAAGACAGGAACATCCAAGCGCCTTCGGTTATGGGTATCGGCAGTGCCGACGGTTTCAGCCGCATGCAAGGACGTTTGAAAAAACCGGTTGACGGTGTGCCGACCGGACTTTTCGGGCAGAACCGGAGCGGCGGCGATGTTTGGAAAGGCGTGTTCTATTCCACTGCACCGGCAACGGTTGAAAGCATTGCGCCGGGAACGGTAAGCTATGCGGACGAGTTGGACGGCTACGGCAAAGTGGTCGTGGTCGATCACGGCGAGAACTACATCAGCATCTATGCCGGTTTGAGCGAAATTTCCGTCGGCAAGGGTTATATGGTCGCGGCAGGAAGCAAAATCGGCTCGAGCGGGTCGCTGCCGGACGGGGAAGAGGGGCTTTACCTGCAAATACGTTATCAAGGTCAGGTATTGAACCCTTCGAGCTGGATACGTTGA